A single genomic interval of Pectinophora gossypiella chromosome 22, ilPecGoss1.1, whole genome shotgun sequence harbors:
- the LOC126377128 gene encoding uncharacterized protein LOC126377128, with protein MPKRKRSKEVDDDLETLLRKVKKLERKIRHRKTSVSDSDSEISPACETTVRSTIHRPESPQPILGPDDWLPETSSCQGFVDDVSVVESDDENITANAPPSLVTAAVNDPSTSKKTVTVAENVPPAEPTALDEDILEILGEDPFTEIKYASDIRTELASRLKHTAQEGLKKDDRKSLLAKYPVPANCLHISAPQVNPEIKAAIPESAQKRDKGIEAKQKQMACAISCLSDVINTQINSKDKNNEMLQKLMDLSRILCDIQHGDSATRRNFILSVLKKDMKEHLSNTKIDTFLFGENLLETIKSAKAVTKSGVELKLDVAGAKNTAKRTNTSAPKSLNRKAPASARRPPGANYRSREPAAPRAHPATYYRMPWQPPVPPHAPPPPPPPPHPAPAAPPAPQRRRY; from the exons atgCCTAAAAGAAAGCGTTCTAAAGAAGTTGACGACGATTTAGAGACTTTACTACGGAAAGTTAAAAAATTAGAACGAAAAATACGTCATCGAAAAACCAGTGTTTCGGATAGTGATTCGGAAATTTCTCCAGCTTGTGAAACAACGGTACGCAGTACCATACATCGACCAG AGTCCCCACAACCAATTCTGGGTCCAGACGACTGGTTACCGGAAACTTCTTCATGTCAGGGATTTGTAGACGACGTCAGTGTTGTCGAATCCGATGATGAGAACATCACGGCAAATGCGCCCCCATCCCTGGTCACGGCGGCAGTTAATGACCCGTCGACGTCGAAGAAGACGGTCACTGTGGCTGAAAATGTACCCCCGGCAGAACCTACAGCATTGGACGAGGACATTTTGGAAATCTTAGGAGAAGACCCATTTACCGAGATTAAGTACGCGAGCGACATTCGTACAGAACTAGCTAGTCGCCTCAAACATACAGCTCAAGAAGGCCTGAAAAAAGACGATAGAAAATCGTTACTCGCAAAGTACCCGGTTCCTGCCAATTGTTTACATATCAGCGCCCCTCAGGTTAACCCCGAGATTAAGGCCGCTATCCCAGAATCCGCACAAAAACGTGACAAGGGCATTGaagctaaacaaaaacaaatggcATGTGCCATTTCATGCCTCAGTGATGTGATCAACACACAAATTAACTCAAAggacaaaaataatgaaatgctCCAAAAACTTATGGACCTAAGCCGCATACTCTGCGATATTCAACACGGCGATTCAGCGACAAGGAGGAATTTCATACTATCAGTACTTAAAAAAGATATGAAGGAGCATCTCTCCAATACGAAAATTGACACCTTTTTATTTGGCGAAAATCTGTTGGAAACTATTAAGTCTGCTAAGGCTGTGACAAAATCGGGTGTCGAACTAAAACTTGATGTAGCAGGCGCTAAAAATACAGCAAAAAGGACGAACACATCTGCTCCAAAATCTTTAAACCGCAAGGCTCCGGCGTCGGCACGCAGGCCACCAGGCGCGAATTACCGGAGCCGCGAGCCTGCAGCTCCGCGAGCGCACCCGGCTACCTACTACCGCATGCCGTGGCAGCCTCCGGtcccgccgcacgcgccgccgccgccgcccccgccgccgcacCCAGCGCCGGCAGCTCCACCAGCGCCACAACGACGCCGCTACTAG
- the LOC126377000 gene encoding uncharacterized protein LOC126377000, whose product MSEGGNEEKILTLQIPIIRTESETQTLGHLVSKSPEKNPEAMDVDDQKLSIRKRRNLSKNRGQAARQREKTPEPGRTPIHEDTTTSDDEDSKPPRNSRELEADNTYEEMRRLVLEQANVKDPVYDLNTDEVMEQRAQAANERRRRSISPFALPEKPEEGYKFERKGSFIDPTNKLLSTSYIVSPKDEDTSPRRSSLTIEPPRDRRSSLTPPTPTSASPKETNSPFSLPMTPKKLEEIVYPDEVKTKPAEDKPKNLKTPVTKDSSVFTFEDKDVKPVTKDVSPKMAETKPAETKVVESKAADVKPTSVKAVGKATETQTTAMIKPITSKMPETPTSTGEIVTKVIQLERTPSRKLSQDIKPNVEIRERIVRTPSRKMSGDVKPIISKQAPAKPVREDLQSKAPPVKPARSKSATRFGSKTSESEMSEDQGNQQNIPTGAKRKILPIPRRFMKNRSPRANRSQSVARADEIKVIDKTGTEMTQTSRDILELMQKARARSLSIPKDDPRLPVEYQRYSKTLQTPQNKTPVSRTSRGISCPKTIQIISDKEILSGLTSKTLKKRGEPEKPPRRSSGYIDASQSEYTSSCYSSSPSENEYEFDLSERTAELTRKLKLLSQETQVNDSFDSIDNLVRHEEEVKSVLRKRSLADNNKNGVKKERRQSLEDKKSKKIVEEKKKSTKSRWKLIANWQQFKEDQKADYQSLISLRNRCVCDLLLIIIMFGLGGMMFRSLEGSFENAYKCGTRNVKRDFIESLWRGSHYLREEDWKSMARKKLFEFENQLHTAHEAGVTSYSGQPSWNFMNSFVYCMTIVTTIGYGHIAPKTTYGRVATIVYAIIGIPLFLIVLADFGKLFTRIIKFFWAFIRRFYYTRSCRKVRKTVPMQEMMKGLNVVYDVVRRPSQIFSEEDMEGVGQGDKPPPVGRKPSEAPPPLPPKPGQVIVKDVDTQPDTPVPSLFEIDDEFNLPISVAIFILLVYIIIGATVYNIWETWNFFESFYFVFISMSTIGLGDLVPDHPMFMMASILYLVFGLALTSMCINVVQVKLSDTFRQASAKLGATIGLKVAEEDGSLVPITPPPTEIAPVHKPKTEKEKEEIKTKENEENNTNKES is encoded by the exons ATGAGTGAAGGAGGGAATGAAGAGAAAATACTTACCCTTCAAATCCCTATCATAAGAACCGAATCCGAAACCCAAACCCTAGGCCATTTAGTGTCCAAGTCCCCTGAAAAAAATCCCGAAGCCATGGACGTCGATGATCAGAAGCTGTCTATAAGGAAGAGGAGAAACTTGTCCAAGAACAGAGGACAAGCTGCGAGACAGAGAGAGAAAACACCTGAACCAGGTAGAACCCCAATACATGAAGACACGACTACCTCTGATGATGAAGATTCCAAACCTCCACGTAATTCACGAGAACTAGAAGCAGACAATACCTATGAAGAAATGAGACGCTTAGTTCTAGAACAAGCTAATGTCAAAGATCCAGTTTATGATTTAAATACCGACGAAGTTATGGAACAAAGGGCCCAAGCAGCGAATGAGAGAAGACGTAGAAGTATTTCACCTTTTGCTTTACCAGAAAAACCTGAAGAAGGATATAAGTTTGAGCGCAAAGGAAGTTTTATTGATCCAACAAATAAACTTCTTAGTACGAGTTATATTGTAAGCCCAAAAGATGAAGATACATCACCGCGGCGCAGCTCCTTAACAATCGAACCACCTAGAGATAGGAGAAGTTCGCTGACGCCCCCAACACCCACATCAGCATCTCCAAAAGAAACGAATTCACCATTTTCTTTACCTATGACACCCAAAAAGCTCGAAGAAATTGTATACCCTGACGAAGTGAAGACTAAACCGGCAGAAGATAAgcctaaaaatttaaaaactccAGTCACTAAAGACAGTAGTGTGTTTACTTTTGAAGACAAAGACGTTAAACCGGTTACTAAAGACGTCTCGCCAAAAATGGCTGAAACTAAACCGGCTGAAACCAAAGTAGTTGAATCGAAAGCAGCTGACGTAAAACCAACTTCTGTAAAAGCAGTAGGAAAAGCAACTGAAACACAAACAACAGCAATGATAAAACCAATCACGTCGAAAATGCCAGAGACTCCTACATCAACTGGAGAAATAGTCACAAAAGTTATACAATTGGAAAGAACGCCTAGCAGAAAACTGTCACAAGACATTAAGCCAAATGTAGAAATACGCGAGAGAATAGTGAGGACACCAAGTAGAAAAATGTCAGGGGATGTTAAACCAATTATATCTAAACAAGCACCTGCAAAACCTGTTCGGGAAGATCTACAAAGCAAGGCGCCACCAGTAAAACCCGCTCGGAGCAAATCTGCAACAAGATTTGGG AGTAAGACTAGTGAGAGTGAGATGAGTGAGGATCAAGGGAACCAACAGAATATTCCAACCGGAGCGAAGCGAAAAATTCTACCGATACCACGACGATTTATGAAAAACAGATCACCGAGAGCTAATCGATCACAGTCAGTAGCCAGAGCTGACGAGATTAAGGTAATAGATAAGACAGGGACGGAAATGACTCAAACTAGCAGAGACATCTTAGAGTTAATGCAAAAAGCTAGAGCTAGAAGCTTGTCAATTCCAAAGGATGACCCAAGACTACCAGTTGAGTATCAACGTTACAGTAAGACGTTACAGACACCACAAAATAAAACTCCAGTTTCTAGAACTAGCAGAGGAATATCCTGTCCAAAAACGATACAAATCATAAGTGACAAAGAAATATTATCAGGATTAACATCAAAAACTTTAAAGAAGCGCGGTGAACCAGAAAAACCTCCAAGAAGGAGCTCTGGGTACATCGATGCAAGCCAGTCTGAATATACATCTAGTTGTTACTCATCATCACCGAGTGAAAATGAGTATGAATTCGATTTGTCAGAACGTACTGCAGAATTAACTCGCAAGCTTAAACTTCTAAGTCAAGAAACTCAAGTAAACGATAGTTTTGATTCGATTGATAATCTAGTAAGACACGAAGAAGAGGTAAAGTCTGTTTTACGCAAGAGGTCTTTAgccgataataataaaaatggtgTCAAAAAAGAAAGGCGTCAATCCCTCGAAGATAAAAAATCTAAGAAAATTgttgaagaaaaaaagaagtCCACTAAGTCGAGATGGAAATTAATAGCGAATTGGCAACAGTTTAAGGAAGATCAAAAAGCTGATTACCAATCCCTTATATCGTTGAGAAATCGTTGTGTCTGTGATCTGTTGTTGATAATAATCATGTTCGGTTTAGGAGGAATGATGTTTAGATCTTTAGAGGGTTCTTTCGAGAACGCTTACAAATGTGGAACGAGAAACGTGAAGCGGGATTTCATTGAGAGTTTGTGGCGTGGGAGCCACTACTTACGCGAAGAAGACTGGAAATCAATGGCGAGAAAGAAGTTATTCGAATTCGAAAATCAACTGCATACGGCTCACGAAGCTGGCGTGACATCATACAGCGGACAGCCTTCGTGGAACTTTATGAATTCATTCGTCTACTGCATGACTATAGTTACAACAATTG GTTACGGTCACATTGCACCGAAGACAACGTATGGGAGGGTAGCAACGATCGTGTACGCTATAATTGGTATACCACTGTTCCTGATCGTATTGGCTGATTTCGGCAAACTATTCACAAGGATCATCAAATTCTTCTGGGCCTTTATTAGAAGGTTCTACTACACTAGAAGCTGTAGGAAAGTCCGAAAAACTGTTCCAATGCAG gaAATGATGAAAGGTCTCAATGTAGTCTACGATGTGGTGCGGCGACCGTCGCAGATATTTTCTGAAGAAGACATGGAAGGTGTCGGTCAAGGCGACAAGCCTCCACCAGTAGGAAGGAAACCGAGTGAGGCCCCCCCTCCACTTCCTCCGAAACCTGGTCAAGTGATAGTCAAAGATGTCGACACTCAACCTGATACCCCCGTACCTTCACTCTTCGAGATAGACGATGAGTTCAACTTACCTATATCCGTCGCTATTTTTATCCTACTCGTCTATATAATCATTGGAGCCACCGTCTACAATATTTGGGAAACTTGGAACTTCTTCGAATCATTCTACTTCGTCTTCATATCAATGTCTACCATTGGCCTTGGTGATTTGGTTCCAGACCATCCTATGTTCATGATGGCTTCTATATTGTACTTGGTCTTCGGCTTGGCTTTGACATCTATGTGCATTAACGTGGTGCAAGTGAAATTATCGGATACATTTAGACAGGCGAGTGCTAAACTTGGTGCTACTATAGGCTTGAAGGTTGCCGAAGAAGATGGCAGTCTAGTTCCTATTACTCCACCACCAACGGAAATAGCACCTGTGCACAAACCaaaaacagaaaaagaaaaagaggaaATAAAAACCAAAGAAAATGAAGAAAACAACACAAATAAAGAAAGCTAA